From Thermomicrobiales bacterium, one genomic window encodes:
- a CDS encoding pyridoxamine 5'-phosphate oxidase family protein — protein MTTTARQGDLALLNDTIAQQLLQSLNPARLAYIWHDGTPRVTPIWFHWDGETIAVAGPPDAPKLEAIRAHPQVALTIDDASSWPYRVLSIRGTATVDLVDGVAPEYDAAARRYFGEEQGSGWVQMITQMMSQTGRVRIQPTWVGILDFEARFPEAIARRMPQPGAEA, from the coding sequence ATGACCACCACCGCCAGGCAGGGCGACCTCGCCCTCCTGAACGACACGATCGCCCAGCAGCTCCTCCAGTCGCTGAACCCAGCCCGTCTCGCCTACATCTGGCACGACGGCACACCTCGCGTGACGCCGATCTGGTTCCACTGGGACGGCGAGACCATAGCAGTCGCCGGCCCGCCCGACGCCCCGAAGCTTGAGGCCATCCGCGCCCACCCACAGGTCGCACTGACGATCGACGATGCATCCAGCTGGCCGTACCGCGTACTGTCAATCCGCGGGACCGCAACCGTGGACCTCGTCGACGGCGTCGCGCCGGAGTACGACGCCGCTGCCCGGCGCTATTTCGGCGAAGAGCAGGGCAGCGGCTGGGTTCAGATGATCACCCAGATGATGTCGCAAACTGGCCGCGTGCGCATTCAGCCAACCTGGGTTGGTATCCTCGATTTCGAAGCGCGCTTCCCCGAAGCCATCGCCCGACGCATGC